One Misgurnus anguillicaudatus chromosome 20, ASM2758022v2, whole genome shotgun sequence DNA segment encodes these proteins:
- the ftr55 gene encoding tripartite motif-containing protein 16 isoform X1, whose translation MAEATFSVDQFSCSVCLDLLKDPVSIPCGHSYCMSCITNCWDQDDQKGIYSCPQCRQTFNTRPALCKTTMLAQVVEKLKTTKRKSASCFAGPGDVECDICTGRKRKAVKSCLMCLESYCHTHFERHEEFRPGKRHQTIDATGRLHEIFCRQHNKVLEVFCRTDEECICMLCMMDKHKNHDTVLVSAQRKEKEMCLKGAKIDIQQRIQQRLKDVHMLKLAVKSYKCSTQTAVEDCEKMFTELIRSIERSRSEVTQLIRDQEKDAVSQAEGLLKQLQQEIADLKRRNTDLEKLSYTDNDIHFLQSLSSLSVPPKSTDKINISFLVSFDDMRESVHQLRQKLQDFCQEETKEITVTYNTIVSRFRKQFLPYSLQLTPDLNAMNKHLSLCEGNRKITFTGTAQQYPDHPDRFDFYLQVLCKEIVCGRCYWELEWSGKNGVCISVSYKSISRKGGGDECRFGYNDQSWCLLCTSTGYSFWHNNRNTHLPVKCTSSRIGVYVDYSAGSLSFYSVSDTMTLIHSVQTTFTQPLYPGFYIGHKSLVKLCDLSV comes from the exons ATGGCAGAAGCTACTTTTTCAGTTGATCAGTTCAGCTGTTCAGTGTGTCTGGATCTCTTAAAGGATCCAGTGTCCATTCCCTGCGGGCATAGTTACTGTATGAGCTGTATTACAAACTGCTGGGATCAAGATGATCAGAAGGGAATCTACAGCTGCCCTCAGTGCAGACAGACCTTCAACACAAGACCTGCTTTATGTAAAACCACCATGTTGGCTCAAGTGGTGGAAAAACTAAAGACGACAAAACGCAAATCTGCTTCGTGCTTTGCTGGTCCCGGAGATGTGGAGTGCGACATCTGCACTGGCCGAAAACGCAAAGCTGTGAAATCCTGCTTGATGTGTCTGGAGTCTTACTGTCACACTCACTTTGAGCGCCACGAGGAGTTTCGACCTGGCAAGCGACACCAAACCATCGATGCCACAGGACGACTGCACGAGATCTTCTGCCGTCAACATAATAAGGTCCTGGAGGTTTTCTGTCGTACTGATGAGGAGTGCATTTGTATGCTGTGTATGATGGATAAACATAAAAACCATGATACTGTTTTAGTTTCAGCACAGAGGAAAGAGAAAGAG ATGTGCTTGAAGGGTGCAAAGATAGACATCCAGCAGAGAATCCAGCAAAGATTGAAAGATGTTCACATGCTGAAATTGGCTGTGAAGTCTTATAAA tGCTCTACGCAGACAGCAGTGGAGGACTGTGAGAAGATGTTTACTGAGTTGATCCGCTCTATTGAGAGAAGTCGATCTGAAGTCACACAgctgatcagagatcaggaaaAGGATGCAGTAAGTCAAGCTGAAGGACTCTTAAAGCAACTGCAGCAAGAGATTGCTGATCTGAAGAGAAGAAACACTGACCTAGAGAAGCTTTCATATACAGACAATGACATCCACTTCCTTCAG AGTCTTTCATCTCTCTCTGTACCACCAAAGTCTACAGACAAAATCAATATTAGTTTCCTGGTTTCTTTTGATGACATGAGAGAATCTGTGCATCAGCTGAGACAGAAACTGCAGGATTTCTGCCAAGAGGAGACAAAAGAGATCACGG TGACATACAACACCATTGTCTCCAGGTTTAGAAAGCAGTTCCTACCAT ATTCCCTTCAGCTCACTCCGGATCTAAACGCGATGAATAAACACCTCAGTCTGTGTGAAGGAAACAGAAAGATTACTTTCACTGGCACAGCCCAGCAGTATCCTGATCATCCAGACagatttgatttttatttgCAAGTGTTGTGTAAAGAGATTGTGTGTGGACGCTGTTACTGGGAGCTCGAGTGGAGTGGGAAGAATGGTGTGTGtatatcagtgtcatataaGAGCATCAGTAGGAAGGGAGGGGGAGATGAGTGTAGATTTGGATATAATGATCAGTCATGGTGTTTGTTATGCACGTCCACAGGTTACTCATTCTGGCACAATAACAGAAACACACATCTCCCTGTAAAATGCACATCCAGTAGAATAGGAGTTTATGTGGATTACAGTGCAGGATCTTTGTCTTTCTACAGCGTCTCTGACACAATGACCCTCATTCATAGTGTCCAGACCACATTCACTCAACCTCTCTATCCTGGGTTTTATATTGGTCATAAATCATTGGTCAAACTGTGTGATCTCTCAGTATAG
- the ftr55 gene encoding tripartite motif-containing protein 16-like protein isoform X2, with product MAEATFSVDQFSCSVCLDLLKDPVSIPCGHSYCMSCITNCWDQDDQKGIYSCPQCRQTFNTRPALCKTTMLAQVVEKLKTTKRKSASCFAGPGDVECDICTGRKRKAVKSCLMCLESYCHTHFERHEEFRPGKRHQTIDATGRLHEIFCRQHNKMCLKGAKIDIQQRIQQRLKDVHMLKLAVKSYKCSTQTAVEDCEKMFTELIRSIERSRSEVTQLIRDQEKDAVSQAEGLLKQLQQEIADLKRRNTDLEKLSYTDNDIHFLQSLSSLSVPPKSTDKINISFLVSFDDMRESVHQLRQKLQDFCQEETKEITVTYNTIVSRFRKQFLPYSLQLTPDLNAMNKHLSLCEGNRKITFTGTAQQYPDHPDRFDFYLQVLCKEIVCGRCYWELEWSGKNGVCISVSYKSISRKGGGDECRFGYNDQSWCLLCTSTGYSFWHNNRNTHLPVKCTSSRIGVYVDYSAGSLSFYSVSDTMTLIHSVQTTFTQPLYPGFYIGHKSLVKLCDLSV from the exons ATGGCAGAAGCTACTTTTTCAGTTGATCAGTTCAGCTGTTCAGTGTGTCTGGATCTCTTAAAGGATCCAGTGTCCATTCCCTGCGGGCATAGTTACTGTATGAGCTGTATTACAAACTGCTGGGATCAAGATGATCAGAAGGGAATCTACAGCTGCCCTCAGTGCAGACAGACCTTCAACACAAGACCTGCTTTATGTAAAACCACCATGTTGGCTCAAGTGGTGGAAAAACTAAAGACGACAAAACGCAAATCTGCTTCGTGCTTTGCTGGTCCCGGAGATGTGGAGTGCGACATCTGCACTGGCCGAAAACGCAAAGCTGTGAAATCCTGCTTGATGTGTCTGGAGTCTTACTGTCACACTCACTTTGAGCGCCACGAGGAGTTTCGACCTGGCAAGCGACACCAAACCATCGATGCCACAGGACGACTGCACGAGATCTTCTGCCGTCAACATAATAAG ATGTGCTTGAAGGGTGCAAAGATAGACATCCAGCAGAGAATCCAGCAAAGATTGAAAGATGTTCACATGCTGAAATTGGCTGTGAAGTCTTATAAA tGCTCTACGCAGACAGCAGTGGAGGACTGTGAGAAGATGTTTACTGAGTTGATCCGCTCTATTGAGAGAAGTCGATCTGAAGTCACACAgctgatcagagatcaggaaaAGGATGCAGTAAGTCAAGCTGAAGGACTCTTAAAGCAACTGCAGCAAGAGATTGCTGATCTGAAGAGAAGAAACACTGACCTAGAGAAGCTTTCATATACAGACAATGACATCCACTTCCTTCAG AGTCTTTCATCTCTCTCTGTACCACCAAAGTCTACAGACAAAATCAATATTAGTTTCCTGGTTTCTTTTGATGACATGAGAGAATCTGTGCATCAGCTGAGACAGAAACTGCAGGATTTCTGCCAAGAGGAGACAAAAGAGATCACGG TGACATACAACACCATTGTCTCCAGGTTTAGAAAGCAGTTCCTACCAT ATTCCCTTCAGCTCACTCCGGATCTAAACGCGATGAATAAACACCTCAGTCTGTGTGAAGGAAACAGAAAGATTACTTTCACTGGCACAGCCCAGCAGTATCCTGATCATCCAGACagatttgatttttatttgCAAGTGTTGTGTAAAGAGATTGTGTGTGGACGCTGTTACTGGGAGCTCGAGTGGAGTGGGAAGAATGGTGTGTGtatatcagtgtcatataaGAGCATCAGTAGGAAGGGAGGGGGAGATGAGTGTAGATTTGGATATAATGATCAGTCATGGTGTTTGTTATGCACGTCCACAGGTTACTCATTCTGGCACAATAACAGAAACACACATCTCCCTGTAAAATGCACATCCAGTAGAATAGGAGTTTATGTGGATTACAGTGCAGGATCTTTGTCTTTCTACAGCGTCTCTGACACAATGACCCTCATTCATAGTGTCCAGACCACATTCACTCAACCTCTCTATCCTGGGTTTTATATTGGTCATAAATCATTGGTCAAACTGTGTGATCTCTCAGTATAG